A DNA window from Calliphora vicina chromosome 1, idCalVici1.1, whole genome shotgun sequence contains the following coding sequences:
- the LOC135950511 gene encoding uncharacterized protein LOC135950511, whose amino-acid sequence MKLDTLTLDEDEILISLDVVSLFTNIPIHLAISNIMAKWSSLQNHTKIPRTQFLKILQFCLNDNNYFVHDDKLYHQTYGMPMGNPLSPTVADIILDCLLDQTLAELQERNIKMKLITKYVDDLFAIIRYEDEDMILRTFNSYHNKLKFTLERETDNSIPYLDMRIHRNNQRIITDWYMKPIASGRLLNFHSTQPMRQKMNTAMNLINKVMKMSDRQFEIGNMAKIKIILKKNDFPNDLVDKLIIKVKNGSNDNSSRENDKEDTSGNAKYYSIPFIPRLTENNKLREMIKDQQIIFAHKPNRTIHSLFTQTKTKIECREQGDVVYQIECDGGDSEVCGKVYIGTTKRNLGVRIDEHKADIKREKQSTALSQHCIENGHKPNIERVKILDKEKRENKRYTLESLRIQQKSESAINTKEDKDNTNAIYTIAIF is encoded by the coding sequence ATGAAACTGGATACACTTACATTGGACGAAGATGAGATCCTTATATCTTTGGACGTGGTATCGTTATTTACAAACATACCTATACACCTAGCTATAAGCAATATTATGGCAAAATGGAGTTCACTACAGAATCACACCAAAATACCAAGAACACAATTTCTGAAGATACTTCAATTCTGCTTGAATgacaataattattttgtacatGACGACAAATTATACCACCAGACATATGGTATGCCAATGGGAAACCCTTTATCACCGACAGTTGCTGATATAATATTGGACTGCCTACTGGATCAAACATTAGCGGAGCTACAggagagaaatattaaaatgaaactcATCACAAAATATGTCGATGATTTATTTGCTATAATAAGATATGAGGATGAGGACATGATACTAAGGACATTTAACTCATATCACAACAAGTTGAAATTTACGCTGGAGAGAGAAACGGACAACTCTATACCATACCTTGATATGAGAATACATAGGAATAACCAGAGGATAATAACAGATTGGTATATGAAACCAATTGCATCTGGACGATTATTGAATTTCCACTCAACACAACCCATGAGACAAAAGATGAATACAGCGATGAATCTAATTAACAAAGTTATGAAGATGAGTGACCGACAATTTGAAATAGGAAATATGGCGAAAATTAAGATTATACTGAAGAAAAATGACTTTCCAAATGATCTAGTGGATAAACTGATAATTAAGGTTAAAAATGGGAGTAATGATAATTCTTCACGGGAAAATGACAAAGAGGACACATCTGGCAACGCCAAATATTACAGTATACCTTTTATCCCAAGACTAACTGAGAACAACAAATTGAGAGAGatgataaaagaccaacaaataatatttgcaCATAAACCAAACAGAACAATACACAGcttatttacacaaacaaagaCGAAGATTGAGTGCAGAGAACAAGGTGATGTAGTGTATCAAATTGAATGTGATGGCGGAGACAGTGAGGTGTGTGGGAAAGTGTACATTGGCACAACAAAGAGAAATTTAGGCGTGAGAATAGATGAACATAAGGCGGACATAAAGAGAGAAAAACAATCAACTGCACTATCACAACACTGCATTGAAAACGGACACAAACCAAACATTGAAAGAGTGAAGATTTTAGATAAggaaaaaagggaaaataagAGATATACGTTGGAGAGCTTGAGAATACAGCAAAAATCAGAAAGtgcaataaatacaaaagaggataaagataatacaaatgcAATCTACACCATTGCAATATTTTAG